One Chitinophaga sp. H8 DNA window includes the following coding sequences:
- a CDS encoding DNA polymerase III subunit alpha, which produces MYLNCKTYFSYRWGTFSTSQLVEAAGQAGATSLALTNINNTSDIWSFVKLAQQAGIKPVAGVEFRNQDKLCYVMLAKNNEGFAKINRFLSQHLVNKQAFPDLPEMDQDVYIIYPFAHGLPDHLEANAFIGIQATEINKLFGVDMKRYGQKMVILQPVTFQNKTYYELHQFLRAIDKNEIISKLQPGDIAGKHEFFVAAGRLIAAFKDYPLLVSNTFQLLDACSIQMDFKIDKNKKIFTASKEDDYELLVKLTYEGMEKRYGKNNVKAGLRVAQELKVISDLNFVTYFLIAQNIVQEASYRGYYHVGRGSGANSIVAYCLRITDVDPIELDLYFERFLNSSRTSPPDFDLDFSWQDRDDMIDYVFKRYGKEHVALLGMFSTFQGSSAIRELGKVLGLPKMEIDGLVEGQFHSGDKNHEKIKMLAPLMLDFPNHLSIHPGGMLICEEPIFGYTALDLPPKGFRITQIDMVVAEDIGLYKFDILSQRGLGHIREAIDIVKQTRGIDVDIHAIEKFKKDPKLAENIRSGNTIGCFYIESPAMRQLLKKLRCEDYLRLVAASSIIRPGVGQSGMMQQYIYRFNNPGKFEYLHPVMEELLQETYGIMVYQEDVIKVCIHFAGMSGEDADILRRGMSGKFRSKQEMERVSESFHQGARSLCRPEPIITEVWRQISSFAGYSFSKAHSASYAVESYQSLFLKSYYPVEFMVAVINNFGGFYSRELYFHELAKTGVKVHGPCINHSVHLTSIVRGEVYVGFIHVKGLEKKTIDSLLDNRAKNGRYIDLQDFVDRTHITEEQLYLLVKVGGLGFTGIPKRELLIQGSFVCRPVDKRFSGMDNLFGEQKKTFKLPSLEQTMIEDRIQELEILEFPLGNIFEIVDADVKQFPLARDLEGHINQQVTCLGYLICTKYAVTKKDKRTMKFGSWLDASGAWLDTVHFPDSNAMYPFKGRGFYQFTGKVVMEFGVITIVVETMQKIGIKSVD; this is translated from the coding sequence ATGTACCTGAATTGCAAAACATATTTTTCATATCGCTGGGGCACCTTCAGTACCTCCCAGTTGGTCGAGGCTGCCGGGCAGGCGGGGGCCACTTCACTGGCTTTAACCAATATCAATAATACAAGTGACATCTGGAGCTTTGTAAAGCTGGCACAACAGGCAGGGATAAAACCAGTCGCGGGCGTTGAATTTCGCAACCAGGATAAACTGTGTTACGTGATGCTGGCTAAAAATAATGAAGGCTTTGCGAAGATCAACCGGTTTTTATCTCAGCATTTGGTAAATAAACAAGCATTTCCTGACCTCCCTGAAATGGACCAGGACGTGTATATCATCTATCCCTTTGCTCATGGTTTGCCGGATCACCTTGAGGCTAATGCTTTCATTGGCATACAGGCCACTGAAATTAATAAGCTCTTTGGGGTGGACATGAAACGATATGGTCAGAAGATGGTGATTCTTCAACCGGTCACCTTTCAAAATAAAACCTATTATGAATTGCACCAATTCTTAAGGGCTATTGATAAGAATGAAATCATCAGCAAACTTCAACCGGGGGATATCGCCGGTAAGCACGAATTTTTTGTGGCCGCGGGCCGTCTGATTGCAGCATTTAAAGACTACCCGCTATTGGTGAGCAATACCTTTCAATTGTTGGATGCGTGCAGTATTCAGATGGATTTTAAAATAGATAAGAACAAGAAAATTTTTACCGCTAGTAAAGAAGATGATTATGAGCTGTTGGTGAAATTGACCTATGAAGGAATGGAAAAGCGGTATGGGAAGAACAATGTGAAGGCTGGTTTGAGGGTTGCCCAGGAATTGAAAGTGATCTCGGATCTTAATTTTGTCACCTATTTTCTGATTGCCCAAAATATCGTTCAGGAGGCCAGTTATCGTGGATACTATCATGTCGGCAGGGGGAGCGGCGCTAATTCTATTGTGGCTTATTGTTTGCGGATTACAGATGTGGACCCGATTGAACTGGATCTATATTTTGAACGGTTTCTCAACAGCAGCCGAACCTCCCCGCCAGATTTTGACTTGGATTTTTCCTGGCAGGACAGAGATGATATGATTGATTATGTGTTCAAGCGTTATGGGAAGGAGCATGTAGCACTGTTGGGGATGTTTTCTACTTTTCAGGGTAGTTCTGCAATAAGGGAATTGGGAAAAGTATTGGGGCTTCCTAAAATGGAAATTGACGGGTTGGTTGAAGGACAATTTCATTCGGGGGACAAAAACCATGAGAAGATCAAAATGCTCGCCCCTTTAATGCTGGACTTTCCAAATCATCTTTCGATTCACCCTGGGGGGATGCTCATCTGTGAAGAGCCGATTTTCGGGTACACCGCGCTGGATCTACCACCAAAGGGCTTTCGGATTACGCAGATAGATATGGTTGTTGCCGAAGATATCGGCTTGTATAAATTTGATATTCTCTCTCAGCGGGGGTTAGGACATATCCGTGAGGCTATTGATATTGTCAAACAAACCAGGGGCATTGACGTGGACATTCATGCAATAGAGAAATTTAAAAAAGATCCCAAACTGGCAGAGAATATCAGATCAGGCAATACGATCGGGTGTTTCTATATTGAATCTCCTGCCATGCGGCAATTGCTAAAAAAACTGCGCTGTGAGGATTATTTACGTCTGGTGGCCGCGAGTTCTATTATCCGTCCGGGAGTTGGGCAATCTGGAATGATGCAGCAATATATCTACCGGTTCAACAATCCAGGAAAATTTGAATACCTGCACCCGGTGATGGAAGAGTTGTTACAGGAAACCTATGGGATCATGGTCTATCAGGAAGATGTGATCAAAGTATGTATTCATTTTGCAGGCATGAGTGGTGAAGATGCTGACATTTTGCGAAGAGGAATGTCAGGTAAATTCAGGTCAAAGCAAGAGATGGAACGTGTGTCGGAGAGCTTTCACCAGGGTGCGAGGTCTTTATGCAGGCCGGAGCCGATCATCACTGAGGTGTGGCGTCAAATCTCCAGCTTTGCGGGGTATTCTTTTAGTAAAGCGCATTCGGCAAGTTATGCGGTGGAAAGCTATCAGAGTTTATTCTTAAAATCATACTACCCGGTAGAATTTATGGTCGCTGTCATTAACAATTTTGGTGGTTTTTATTCCCGCGAACTGTATTTTCATGAACTCGCCAAAACAGGAGTCAAGGTTCATGGGCCTTGTATAAACCATTCGGTACACCTGACCAGTATTGTGCGCGGAGAAGTGTATGTTGGATTTATCCATGTGAAGGGACTGGAAAAAAAGACCATAGATTCCTTGCTTGATAACCGGGCAAAGAATGGTAGATATATAGACCTACAGGATTTTGTAGACCGTACGCACATTACTGAAGAACAGTTGTACTTGCTGGTCAAAGTGGGTGGGCTGGGCTTTACAGGTATTCCAAAAAGGGAACTTTTAATTCAGGGAAGTTTTGTTTGCCGTCCAGTTGATAAGCGTTTTAGCGGCATGGACAATCTTTTCGGGGAACAGAAAAAGACCTTTAAGTTGCCGTCTTTAGAACAAACCATGATCGAAGACCGTATCCAGGAACTGGAGATATTGGAATTTCCACTAGGCAATATCTTTGAGATCGTGGATGCTGACGTAAAGCAATTTCCATTGGCTCGGGACCTTGAAGGCCATATCAATCAGCAGGTGACCTGCCTGGGCTATTTGATCTGTACAAAATATGCAGTAACTAAAAAAGACAAGCGAACAATGAAATTCGGGAGTTGGTTGGACGCTTCCGGGGCCTGGTTGGATACGGTTCACTTTCCAGACAGCAATGCGATGTATCCATTTAAGGGCCGTGGTTTTTATCAATTTACGGGCAAAGTGGTTATGGAATTTGGGGTGATCACAATTGTCGTGGAAACTATGCAAAAGATAGGCATCAAGTCGGTAGATTAA